The sequence gtggaagaaccgGAACGCCGTAAAGCCAAAAGTACATGGGCCGTCCTAAAACAGCTGGTATCAGAGGAAGGTTTTAACACGCTGTACCGCGGAATGGTGCCAGTGCTGCAGAGTTTGTGCATCTCAAATTTTGTCTATTTCTATACATTTCACACTTTGAAGGCCATTCGTGGTGCGGCAACCGGTGGTAACCAGTCAGCCTTAACCGATCTGGTCCTTGGATCGTTGGCCGGTGTGGTGAATGTGTTTACGACAACCCCCTGCTGGGTAGTCAACACAAGATTGAAGATGAAAGGGCTAGGATTGCGCATCAAGGACCCTAGCAGCCACTATGACAACCTCTTGGACGGTTTAATATATGTCGGACGAACGGAAGGTACCAAAGGGCTATGGGCAGGAGCGGTTCCATCACTGCTGCTGGTGATCAATCCGGCCATTCAATTCATGGTGTATGAAGCATTGAAACGACGATTTGTACCGGATACTAGCGCTAGCTTTTTCGCCATCGGAGCGATTGCCAAAGCAATAGCAACTGTACTGACTTATCCACTTCAGCTGATTCAGACCAAGTTGCGTCACGGAAATTCAGATAAAAACTTGGAACTGCCTCCAGACACCGATATGATCCAGATGTTGTTGATCATACTGAAAAAGCAGGGCGCAGCAGGACTGTTCCGTGGTCTTGAGGCAAAACTACTGCAGACTGTACTTACAGCGGCACTAATGTTCATGACATATGAAAAAATTTCGCATTTTGTGATGAAAATTCTGATTAGAGCAAAGAAGTGACAGTAAGTAGAATGTTAGTATTTAATAGATTTTAGACGGATTAAGGGTTCGCGTACTCAAATTCCATGGCATTTTCGACTCAAATTTCAAACTTTATGCATCTAGTCTTTTACATTCCCATTGGATATTCTCATTATTTATCAGTTCCTGATAACCAAAACTGTGAACATTGTTTGTGTGTATTCATGAAAGTGAATAAGTGATGGCAGTTTTCGACATTGTATTCCAAAGGCTATTGATtagtttaaaatatttatggTACGGTTCTTAGATTTTCATGTGTAGGTACTTGTTTGCTATCTATCTAGTAGGTGATATGTAAGATATTCAGGCATAAACTGGATTGTTTACTATGGGCTAGCgaaataaaatcaatggaaacaattacatgagatttttttctttattagtAACATTCTTTAATTTCTTCTGGTCTAAGTGGCATTATTTACGACGTTAATCGACAACGTTCGATGATGTGTGAGttacaactctgttggtaaatgagaaaaaaataaacacagtctagatgacagattgATTGTTTTTGATAAGGTaatgtggcgccatcatgacatatgcgagtactgtcccaactaaaggaatattcgaaatgaccgttaaaatgattaaagcaTCCAATTTGAgggtcctgtctgttagtctgtggtagatCGTcctaaaaagttggtcgtctttgacagatatacaattgttgatgctttcaatgaacaatgaaataaaacttgtcgctaaggaattttaccagttgaaacTGCAATTGACCTCAATCTACCAgccgattatttttttttcttgtggcTCGAATGCTAGTTaattcaatacaacagacagcgaagaggttaaaacaactgtccaataTTCTGGCAGAGACACCAGCGAAAAATTCTGGGCGTTTGCGTACTAAAAATGTTCCTATGCGAGctcaatatttaaaaatatgacgagaaaaaccaaacaaaaaccctacagtaatagaAAAAGTAATTAACCCATTATaacccaggggttcccaaatttgaaccaaatgagCAGATATCATCAATACCATTTTATTTTGTGTTGAAGATgtttggaaatgtcaaatcactattaaaaatctttttcaaacgaaattatcttatgtatgatatatcatacgctgggACAATACAGTAGCAACAAAATTATAAGAGATATGTCTATATTttaagatatatatatatatatatatatatatatatatatatatatatatatatatatatatatatatatatatatatatatatatatatatatatatatatatatatatatatatatatatatatatatatatatatatatatatatatatatatatatatatatatatatatatatatatatatatatatatatatacgattCAATGTCTTTTAAATAGTGCCGGTAGAAGTACTATCGGAGATGGAGGCACAATATAAATGGAAAGATTCAGTCCATTTCGTCCAAAATATACCTTTATTtcagcgaatttcatgcaggatacagatttatgcatattgccaaaactatatacataattgtgcctacttctcatcctccaacgcaatacaaaatcgaacccgttttgttacaatatttacttgctccttgtctgccgccacttaatttcgggtgaaaattaccaacacaataaaaaataatctagatgagcaacgttgagaaaaataaatggttaccttccaacatcgctaaaaagttaaatatattatcaacgtaatccaatttttttttgctttgtctGTTTACAGACGGCTGAAACCGTTAACGGTCCATCTAGccaaatccaataatttattgtgacgattcattttcaaatattatgatgaaatcaggcatccctgcaagcagctgatcggtgttgacaaacgaggggataccaactagtaaaaaaacattcaaataacacaagaggtgtaccgatagtaaatagttcgcgcagtacaatataggtggaactagtgcatcacgaaaaattatttgtataagaatttactcatactgtcatgtctgttagtctgtggctaCACTACCGGAAAATAATAAGGAATGGGACACATATTCGTTTATGGAATAACTTTTTTGGAAAAACCAAAacgtatttagaaaaaattcaTTAGAAATGAGCCTAGATCTATTGATGAAAGTGGCGATTTCCAGTAACCTAGAAGGATTGACCGAATCAAAAAATAATACATGTAATAGGAAACTAAAGCAaatgtcactttttgtaataaaTGGTGTACATAGAGGTAAAGGACGAATATTCACTGATGCGTCAAAATACAACGATGTGTGCGGAATAGGAGTATTCATAGAAAATACCAAACAGCGATTCTACTATCGCCTGATTAACGAAGTCAGTATTACTTCGGCTGAAATTATAGCCATCAAGACAGGGACTACTTTAATCGAAAGTCTACATTTAAATAACTTCGTCATATTTACAGATTCCCGGTCAGCTTGTCTCATGCTAGAAAGTGCTTTTGAAGCCAAGCGTGGTGACGAAACATTGATCGAAATACTTGCAATCTGCTCGAAACGGAATATATCCATACAGTGGATCCCAAGTTATGTCGAAATATATGGAAACGAGGTAGCGGATCAACTTGCTAAAGCAGCACACACATGCGACAGAGTTTAGATAACAAAATCCTTTTGACGGATGCATTTGTGTACTTTAAACAAAACATAATGAAAAGTAGTAACGAATGGTATAAATCTTATTCGGAAGAAAAGGGCAAAACCTTCTATGAAATACAAAATACTTTCTCTACTAAACCTTGGTATATCAAGAAACAAATACGTGGTAGTGACATCAGACTCATCAACCGCTTAATGGCTGGTCACGATTATTCGAACTACTGGCTAGCACGAATGAAAATTATAACAGATCCTGACTGCGAGATCTGTGGAGAAGCAGAAACTGCGGAACACGTAATACTGCATTGTACTAAATATAACATAAGCAGGATGAATTACAACTtcgataataaatttagaacattaaaaacaaatgacatgaacatataccttatgatcaaaaaagaaccggaatttttattttaaaattcccgcgcttgtccaatcggtaaacttttattttctcaacgttggcaacacttttatacacattctgtcaatttttgacgcatatcgtacgattagtttttgtttggcgtctatacaaagaagttgaaaaatcaaatcaaattttgtgttgcaaatggatttaagtgttccgaaacgttgaaaatattagaaaagacctttggtgaatcgtttctagaaaaaacacaggcatacgagtggtataaacgcttcaaaggtggtcgtacaaacttggatcatgatgagatccctggccgctcaacaacatctgttactgaagaaaacattgaatcggtgaagcaaatcgtgttgcaaaatcgttctgtaccgattagagagattgctgtgttgttgggcatctcttatggatcagccgaacacattttaactgatgttttgggtttgaaacgcgtcgcttctcggctggtgccaaaaaagctgaatttcattcaaaaacagcgtcgtgttgatgtggccaaagagatgatttccaacgcagatagtgaccccacattcatcgaatgcatcataactggtgatgaggtgtggatctatgaatatgacgtcgaaaccgcacaacaatcgaccgaatggcgcttcgaaggcgagccgttgttctaaattttcatccattataaaaatcgccatacgaaaatttttcaacttctttgtatagacgccaaacaaaaactaatcgtacgatatgcgtcaaaatttgacagaatgtgtataaaagtgttgccaacgttgagagaataaaagtttaccgattgaacaagcgcgggaattttaaaatgaaaattccggttctttttcgcctgtatttcagttatttattattgaattcaagatcttttttatacattttcttcatacttttgagaaaagatacggataaaattattcgtcacggtttcgaaggaattctcaaatttttcctgtaacacggctcattaggcggcgcacaccttcttcgtccatcgttttagctatcttattccaccaggtcgtcatctgattgatgtctttgacaacctttccctttgccttgactctcctcttcatgattgtccagtatttctcaatagggctgaactgggggcagttgggtgggttaagtttttcggaacaaactggacccctttctctgcatactatTCTAGAACGACTTtgccaaatctagccaaaacattacgggatggtcgtgggatcgaatgaacggcaaaattcgtttttggagacactctttttggtatagttccgatgtcattgtcttatttgtaacgaaaactttcgtttttttttgccacagctgcaaatgccctgccaaatcataaattttcttgcaaatttgtcgacagaaacaaatttaaatttggctggaacatccctccgagccgttgccaagtaaaatttttgacctgggatttgcccgaagtaagTCTTGACATAGTCCATTAgcagacacccgtcgaacttggtcagcacctggtcatatagtttccgagcacgaattttgaccaaactattgtttttttttattgtccgATTTAGCTGTCTGCTAGCTAGATACGACTTCCCGGAGTCGCGTTCTCACGGTTCTATGGGCAGcatcgaattttctggccaaatcacgatccgacagattaggattcctcttaatcgtcttcaaaatcttaccacgcagtttccggtcgacagttccactccgacgattggcttgaggcttccgaatagtcgtcaatgtttccttataccgtttgataacgcgccatacggtatttctgggcaatttcaactGTTTAGCTAgactagatgcagaccacaatggacaCACAAACAACTTGAACAGCCCTCAACAGTAATAAGGATTTCGAAATACTAAACACCAAATCCATCCGGACGAGTTCAATTAATTATGATAATTAACTTATGGTTTATTCATCAACTTACGCAATTACATTCAATCGGcctggtttgttttttttttcggcaaattcaacttttttcttctcaatctaatgcatcatttttttttcacttccagCTATAATAATCGTTACAGATATATAATTTATTAGGTAGCCTATTTACAGTAActaggagtttttttttgttgtctctCATCTGTTCCATCCGAGAAAGCTTCattctagttttttttcttctcaaatTGTCAACATCATATCCAATAAGAACATGGTTCTTTCCCGCAATCGATTTAGTTTCCATCTTTGTTCATAtcaattttcttgttttgattgtttccgaCTGTCACTGTCAATATATGTATCTACTACGGTATATAAAACTACGTtgcttttttattttagataacATTTCCGTACCAGTTAACCAGTAAgtcttttagaaaaaaaaataataaaagttgTCGGAGCCCGTACTCATCGCTCTTACCGGCAAtcgagggagagagagagagaagaaatATAAACAAGTACAAAAAGGGCGGGTTACTTCAACGGGGTTAAGGAACactgtttatttttcattctcACCACAAAGACCAAAGGCTAGTTTGATCCTCATCAAATGGATCAACCCTGTGTGCTGTGGAAGATTCGTGTCAGTGTAGGGAATTTTTGGGACTCTGTTACCGTGATAAATGGAAACCAAACAGAAATTTCTCCGCGGCCAATCAATAGGAATGGGACtctcgggtaaaaatttttgactaatcaTTCCTACGGTTAAACACGGGTTAGTAAGAGATAATGCGGTATCGTAGTAATAATTGCTAGTATTTTAGTCTATTCTCTATGCAACTGAACGGTGGcagttggcaggtataaatgtttttttttttctctctcgttttgtagttttcacttactactgcagaaaaaaaacctggtctcgttttctttttttgggaggtattttcaatttttgcccCCATCCACAAATGTTTGGAGTTATTCCTCTATTTACAAGAGCTCAAGATTTTAGCATGAtccatcaaaatttcgatttggtAAAGCCTAGTACTAAAAGTGCTATCAGAGTTATCAACTATTTACAGGTGCACCACAAAACGTTTCTTCTGATTTTAAACGGCTGACGTTATAGCCTGACAGCGCGCACGTATCTATAAAAaagaaattgtataaaatgctTTCGTCTGGTGGATTTtctatacgttggaaaattcGGGAACAAAAATCATTGCATTTTCTGTtaataacaagaaaaaaaaatcttacgcGTTTATTCCCTTTTGAAGGTTCGCTTTCGCTTAGCTACACATTTATACAACAAAACATCAGCAGTTCCTGGGGGGGAAGGGCAGGGGAGCGAAGGGGAACTATGACtattataaaaaataagtgtaatttgtttcgtttaaaaaaaactgaacttttCTCGATCACAACTTTGTATCCCGGGGTTTCCTATTTTCGTGTCAGTGGACATTAACGTACAATTTTATCTTTAGTCTAATGAGGCTGTGTCCTCATACCACCGCAGCAGTTTCCTCCTTTTAGCCGGTGCCGACGGTTGCCTATCGATTGCGGAAACCATTGCCGCCACCGCCGCCATTGTCAcgctgataatgatgatgatgatgatgtgacTTATTATAAAACCCATGGCGACCGTTACCCCCATTGCGAAACCCCTGGTAGTTGTTGTTCCGACTGTGGTTCCCATTCTGATACCCATGGTGATATCCTTTGTGATTTCggttctgaaaatgcaactgtcCGCCACTGTATTTTCCACCACCACCAAATCCATTGTTGTGTTGGTTGCCACCCCACTTGTTCCGATTGggaccgccgccgccgccgccgccgttgTTCGTCTGATGGTCCTGATAGCTCTGAAAGGGATTTGGCATTTGGATATCGCGCTGCTGCTGGTCGTGAAAATAGAAATGTGGTTTGACTTTCTTCGTTCGACCGCGATCCATTTCCGTTTCGAGATCATCGTCCCGCTGGCGTTTCAGTTCTTCGCGCCGTTCGTTCTGCAGTTCCCGGTCCATGTTAGTTTGCTGACCGTTCCAGCTACGGACCGGTGCACCGTAACCTCGGTGAGAGTACTTTTGCAGGTGGTTTACAACGTCGCTGGTTCTGTTGTAATTGCCGTTGTAACCGTTGAACTGACGGCTACCGTAGCCATTCGTTTGGTAACCGGTTGCCAGTGGACCACCACCGTGACCATTGTTGACGTGATTGTGATTGGCGTAGCTTGACGGAGAGGAACTACCGGACGTGGAGGGTGATGCATTTTTGCTACTGTTCGCACTtccgctactgctactgctgctgctgttgttgttgttgttgcagaCTTGAATTGTGTTATCACTCACCTTCCACAGGCCGGTTTTCGTTTTGATTACCGGTGGTGATTTCGGTGAGCATGAGGATTCTTCTTCCAGCAGTTCCGGGATCTTCTTGCCGTTCGGTCCACGCCGAATTAGCGAGTGAGATCTGGAAATACAACAATAAGGGTGCGATTATTCGACTTTCGAGTGTCCAGGGTGATTCTGGGTGGTACTTACTGTTCCGGATCGTCGTTATAATCGTATTCCTGTTTAAGACTTCCACCGACGTTGCGACGTTTGAGTGGCTTCTCGCCGAAGATGTTGCCGCCGCCGCCATCGtcgtcaccatcatcatcatcatcgtcatcggcATCGTAAGGAACTAAACTGATCGCTTTGCTGTTGCTAGTGTGGCCATTTGCCGTGCCAATTTTGCTTCCAGTTCCACCGGTCGAGTATGACGAGGTTGAGGTAGCAACACCGGTCGAACACGTTCCTTCGGTGGTTCTAGACATCTCTTCAACGGTACTCTTCGTAGCTGTGGGACTATTGCAAAGTTTAGGCATCGATAGCAGGGTAGAGGAAGAAGCGGAAGCGGAAGGAAGCATAGAAGAACAGGATGGGGATGCTGTGGAAGAAGACTTTAAGCTACCGTTGGTGCTACTACTGACACCATTGATCGTGCCGAATTTGGACTTGCTGCCATTGGACGAGATTTGAGTAAGGGAATTCTTCGTGGCGGTTTTACTGCTCGAAGGACTGTGGGTTAGAGTGTTGAAACCGCCGGCTTTGACTGGTGATGGACTCGACAGTGACGATGTGGTTGACGAGACGGGAGAAAGTCTGGACGTGGATGAGATCATCAGTTCGCCTTCATCCTCGTCCATTGCTCGATAGGCGGCACCGTTCAGTTCGTTGGTAAACTTTCTAGTTCTATCCGACGACATCTGCTGCGGTAACAATGGCCCAATGAAACCGGGTCGGTTTTCCGACTTGTTGCTGGTATTACCGCTGTTACCAAGAACTCTGAGAGGTGACGAACTGGAGAACGACGTTCCCCCATTTTGGGTGATTCCCAGCGGTCCACTAGTTCCCACTTTTCCGTGAGAATGTGTTCCCGATGCGTTGACATATGTCGCCAACGTGGCAGTACTGCTAGCAGTGGCTTTGTTGATGCCATTTTGAACACTTTCCAGTTCGTAGAATATGATGTACGCATTTGTGCTGGTCACGTTCTGTATGGAGGTTGGTCTGACAGAACTGTCATCGAACACATAGTAGTTACCGCTTTCCGTGCTTCCGATGGCAGTGTAGTGACCGCAGTGCTGCGTATTACCCAAATGGGTAACCATCGAGACCAGTTTGTAGGTGAGTCTTCCGCTGGAAGCTGCCGACTTCGATGAATAGGGCGTCAAGTCAAGCTCTCTTCTCAGCTCCACATGCTTGTTGATTTTCCCGCCCAGCATCGAGAAACGCTTCAGCTGAATGCAGAGCACGAACGGTGCTCGTTCCAGCGAAAACTGCTTGGTCGCAGCCACCCGTTTCTTGCATGATTCACACTTGTACTGCATTTCCTCCAGTCGTTCACGTGCAAAGTAACCACCGAGTGCTTCCTCGATCGAGCTGGCCTTTCTGATGTCCAGCAGTAAGTCTTCGAAGTGCTGGAAGGTAGTGGAGATATGCTGACAGGACAAACATTTCACCTCGGAGCGTAGGTAACCGCCGAGAATTTGATTTAACGGTGTCGTCTCTTTGCTGTACTGTTCCAAATCTTTGGCGTTCTTCGACCGTGCCAGGTAGCTTTTCTCCATCGCTTCCATCAAATAGCGCAGAAACTCGTGTGCATCTTCCTGACGCCCCGGAACCAGATGTTTGCAGACCAACCGAAGTTTCGAGTAGACCAGATACGGTTTGATTGCACCTTGATTGCTCTGTGAGGCCAGCAGCGTTTTGGCCATTGCACAAATGATACACCCTACACGAAGGGAGGAACAGTAAGTAAACAGGGTTAGTTCGAAGTTGTCATACATTTTACCGACTTACCATTACTGTCGTCACACCGTTCGCGATGGGCACCGTCCGACACGAGCCAGTTGGCGATAGCCGGCACGTGGAACAAAGCTTGCAGGGTCGAGTTCAGGTAGCAAGTGTTACCAACATTGATCATACCGGCACCGGTCAACCATTTGCGACCGTTTGCCTTCCATCCAAGCTGTACATTCTCCCTGGGAAAG comes from Malaya genurostris strain Urasoe2022 chromosome 3, Malgen_1.1, whole genome shotgun sequence and encodes:
- the LOC131434968 gene encoding ubiquitin carboxyl-terminal hydrolase 36 isoform X2 codes for the protein MAKGFSRVTRRQRFRHVPSVPTKKPASQLLPFVMGFLVYVWSYIRCHLLMFIQPIERFSVALWRQRFSAITPAMNGSVPETVSSVGSDGNSSGNGKDHLPTPKRVLFPRENVQLGWKANGRKWLTGAGMINVGNTCYLNSTLQALFHVPAIANWLVSDGAHRERCDDSNGCIICAMAKTLLASQSNQGAIKPYLVYSKLRLVCKHLVPGRQEDAHEFLRYLMEAMEKSYLARSKNAKDLEQYSKETTPLNQILGGYLRSEVKCLSCQHISTTFQHFEDLLLDIRKASSIEEALGGYFARERLEEMQYKCESCKKRVAATKQFSLERAPFVLCIQLKRFSMLGGKINKHVELRRELDLTPYSSKSAASSGRLTYKLVSMVTHLGNTQHCGHYTAIGSTESGNYYVFDDSSVRPTSIQNVTSTNAYIIFYELESVQNGINKATASSTATLATYVNASGTHSHGKVGTSGPLGITQNGGTSFSSSSPLRVLGNSGNTSNKSENRPGFIGPLLPQQMSSDRTRKFTNELNGAAYRAMDEDEGELMISSTSRLSPVSSTTSSLSSPSPVKAGGFNTLTHSPSSSKTATKNSLTQISSNGSKSKFGTINGVSSSTNGSLKSSSTASPSCSSMLPSASASSSTLLSMPKLCNSPTATKSTVEEMSRTTEGTCSTGVATSTSSYSTGGTGSKIGTANGHTSNSKAISLVPYDADDDDDDDGDDDGGGGNIFGEKPLKRRNVGGSLKQEYDYNDDPEQSHSLIRRGPNGKKIPELLEEESSCSPKSPPVIKTKTGLWKVSDNTIQVCNNNNNSSSSSSSGSANSSKNASPSTSGSSSPSSYANHNHVNNGHGGGPLATGYQTNGYGSRQFNGYNGNYNRTSDVVNHLQKYSHRGYGAPVRSWNGQQTNMDRELQNERREELKRQRDDDLETEMDRGRTKKVKPHFYFHDQQQRDIQMPNPFQSYQDHQTNNGGGGGGGPNRNKWGGNQHNNGFGGGGKYSGGQLHFQNRNHKGYHHGYQNGNHSRNNNYQGFRNGGNGRHGFYNKSHHHHHHYQRDNGGGGGNGFRNR
- the LOC131434968 gene encoding ubiquitin carboxyl-terminal hydrolase 36 isoform X1 codes for the protein MPVQMVCDSTSLVSAALRDSLNSSTSSSSGIGGISSTSGSGISGQSPTSLFGSSSSSSGFLEPDDEGLDRIENTLTAAIRRNQLRPVRYEEVSNYSSELNNLKSKYIVLKTTASSNGINESGSVGGPGTSNESTTNTNGLLMNGGTHSTMTAKMTTTDTSSNGPISGGGCNYQNGNSSGNGKDHLPTPKRVLFPRENVQLGWKANGRKWLTGAGMINVGNTCYLNSTLQALFHVPAIANWLVSDGAHRERCDDSNGCIICAMAKTLLASQSNQGAIKPYLVYSKLRLVCKHLVPGRQEDAHEFLRYLMEAMEKSYLARSKNAKDLEQYSKETTPLNQILGGYLRSEVKCLSCQHISTTFQHFEDLLLDIRKASSIEEALGGYFARERLEEMQYKCESCKKRVAATKQFSLERAPFVLCIQLKRFSMLGGKINKHVELRRELDLTPYSSKSAASSGRLTYKLVSMVTHLGNTQHCGHYTAIGSTESGNYYVFDDSSVRPTSIQNVTSTNAYIIFYELESVQNGINKATASSTATLATYVNASGTHSHGKVGTSGPLGITQNGGTSFSSSSPLRVLGNSGNTSNKSENRPGFIGPLLPQQMSSDRTRKFTNELNGAAYRAMDEDEGELMISSTSRLSPVSSTTSSLSSPSPVKAGGFNTLTHSPSSSKTATKNSLTQISSNGSKSKFGTINGVSSSTNGSLKSSSTASPSCSSMLPSASASSSTLLSMPKLCNSPTATKSTVEEMSRTTEGTCSTGVATSTSSYSTGGTGSKIGTANGHTSNSKAISLVPYDADDDDDDDGDDDGGGGNIFGEKPLKRRNVGGSLKQEYDYNDDPEQSHSLIRRGPNGKKIPELLEEESSCSPKSPPVIKTKTGLWKVSDNTIQVCNNNNNSSSSSSSGSANSSKNASPSTSGSSSPSSYANHNHVNNGHGGGPLATGYQTNGYGSRQFNGYNGNYNRTSDVVNHLQKYSHRGYGAPVRSWNGQQTNMDRELQNERREELKRQRDDDLETEMDRGRTKKVKPHFYFHDQQQRDIQMPNPFQSYQDHQTNNGGGGGGGPNRNKWGGNQHNNGFGGGGKYSGGQLHFQNRNHKGYHHGYQNGNHSRNNNYQGFRNGGNGRHGFYNKSHHHHHHYQRDNGGGGGNGFRNR
- the LOC131437920 gene encoding peroxisomal membrane protein PMP34; translation: MSHSKPLNEVFSYLSWVHAVSGATGSVVAMSVFYPLDTVRSRLQLEEPERRKAKSTWAVLKQLVSEEGFNTLYRGMVPVLQSLCISNFVYFYTFHTLKAIRGAATGGNQSALTDLVLGSLAGVVNVFTTTPCWVVNTRLKMKGLGLRIKDPSSHYDNLLDGLIYVGRTEGTKGLWAGAVPSLLLVINPAIQFMVYEALKRRFVPDTSASFFAIGAIAKAIATVLTYPLQLIQTKLRHGNSDKNLELPPDTDMIQMLLIILKKQGAAGLFRGLEAKLLQTVLTAALMFMTYEKISHFVMKILIRAKK